GATTGCCAGCAAGATCGTAGTGTGTGAAAACGCCCCACACTCTTGCTGCCATATAGGTGGCACCATCGCGCGTATCTATCAGGTCGCGGAGGATCGCATTCAACGCGCGGGAAGAGGGCCCTGGTCTCATGATGGCCACCTGCGCGCGAGACCAATCCAGAACCTGTGCGCCGAGTGGATGGCGTTCTGTTTGATACGTGTCCAACAATCCGACTGGCGCTTTCTCGTGGAAGGTGGCGGCGAGCTTCCAACCGAGGTTCATGGCGTCGCCTATGCCGAGGTTCAGCCCCTGGCCTCCCAACGGCGAATGAATGTGCGCGGCATCGCCAGCTAAAAGTACACGTCCGCTGCGGTAGGTCGCGGCTTGCCTTGCCCGGTCGGTCCAGGTGGTTACGGCATGCAGGGCGGCGATGGTGACGTCGGTGTTGGAGACGCGGCGTAGCGCCTGCTGAACGCGTTCCAGCGTGACCGGCCCTGCACGATGCGCTGCACCGCCGTCGAACTCCGCCATCACCACATACCCTGGCTGCGATTGCAGGTACATGCCTGTGGGTGTCAGGTTGCGGCCTGGGCTTAGCTTCTCCGGGTCGACAAGATCAACCTGAGCCGAGTAGCCGGTAAACTCCGGCTCCGTACCGGCGAATTCAAAGCCGCCGAGCTTGCGAACAACACTACGGCTTCCGTCGCAACCTACGAGCCACTTGCCTTCGAACGATTGGTCACCTGCCTGAACGGTCACTCCTTCTGCGGTTTGCTGAAAGTCAGTGATGGCAAGCCCGCGCCTGATCTCGACGCCTAACGCTTCTGCGCGGCGAGACAGCACGGATTCCATCTCCTCCATCGAAGACAACAAGCTGGTCTGGGGCGAGCCTGGCAGGCGATACTTCCACTGCGAGGTGTCGATATTGCCTTCGAGAAGCGGGATGCCCGCGAAGTGTCCGACCTGACGCAGTGGCCCGACGGGGGTTGAAGTCTTGTGAGGGTTGTTGAGTCGTTTGTGTAGATCGAGTTCCTTAAGCAGGTCGCGACGGTAGAGCGCTTCGATCGTAGGCGACGAAAGTCCCCGTATTCCAAAAGGAAATTGCTTCAAGGGTGAGTGAGGATCCTTCTCCTTTTCGAGGATAAGGACGGAACATTTAGCCAAGGCCAGTTCACAGGCAAGGAAGAGACCTACGGGACCCGCGCCGACGATGAGGACATCGTGCGCGGTTGAAGACTGCTCTTGCGAATCCTGTAGAGGTTGATGGAACATCATTCCATGATCTTGGAACATTGTTCCAACTATGTCAAGATAACGCATGGTGAAAAAAGCGCGCAGCGCTCCACGGCGGGAAGAATCGCTCTCGCGCGAGAGCATTATCGAAGCGGCGATTGAGCTTCTGGATAGCAGCGGAGAGAGTGGTTTGACCTTCCGCACGCTGTCGGAACGACTGGCGACCGGTCCTGGTGCGATCTATTGGCATATCGCCAACAAGAGCGAGCTGCTGACCGCCGCCTGCGATGCCATCGTTGCCCGCACGATGGAGGCGACGACTTCCAGAGCGAAGCCGAAGGCAAACCTACGCGCTCTCGCGCTGGGCATGTTCGATGCGATGGATGCGCATCCCTGGGTTGGATCGG
This genomic stretch from Terriglobus saanensis SP1PR4 harbors:
- a CDS encoding FAD-dependent monooxygenase, translating into MMFHQPLQDSQEQSSTAHDVLIVGAGPVGLFLACELALAKCSVLILEKEKDPHSPLKQFPFGIRGLSSPTIEALYRRDLLKELDLHKRLNNPHKTSTPVGPLRQVGHFAGIPLLEGNIDTSQWKYRLPGSPQTSLLSSMEEMESVLSRRAEALGVEIRRGLAITDFQQTAEGVTVQAGDQSFEGKWLVGCDGSRSVVRKLGGFEFAGTEPEFTGYSAQVDLVDPEKLSPGRNLTPTGMYLQSQPGYVVMAEFDGGAAHRAGPVTLERVQQALRRVSNTDVTIAALHAVTTWTDRARQAATYRSGRVLLAGDAAHIHSPLGGQGLNLGIGDAMNLGWKLAATFHEKAPVGLLDTYQTERHPLGAQVLDWSRAQVAIMRPGPSSRALNAILRDLIDTRDGATYMAARVWGVFTHYDLAGNHPLVGSLVGSLVGYSVPNFEFEDGATIGERMYDGKAMLLDFETNASLKTLASGYGDRIQYVSGRAKEQFGLSVALIRPDGIIAWASDNEPDQSELQSAAAHWLMKETI